A genomic window from Candidatus Kouleothrix ribensis includes:
- a CDS encoding sigma-54-dependent Fis family transcriptional regulator, which translates to MIGSLDGSLILIADDEAPIRDLLADILEPEGARVLAVGSGHAALSAIEREEPDLAILDVRMPAPDGLAVLDQLRERGLDLPVIIITAQDSSSLTIQAMQQGAYDYIAKPFDIDQVLLVVRRAIEHRQLTRRLQKLEQQGQANPRDTIIGRSAAMQEVYKLIGRVAGSDATVLITGDSGTGKELVAQVLHQTSPRRDRPLVAVNCAALAETLLESELFGHEKGAFTGALAQRKGRFEQAHGGTLFLDEIGEISPATQKKLLRVLQERTFERVGGNLPISVDVRIISATNRDLLHGARAGTFRDDLYYRLNVINIHMPSLRERKDDIPLLINHFLARHSRPGEGPPHITDSAMELLQAYDWPGNVRQLENTIERAIVLAQGRLIGPEHLLLADTTTPTQQALNDELERLVAQGAGLTEILADIRRRLIVLALDASQGDRALAARTLGVDEATLF; encoded by the coding sequence ATGATCGGATCACTTGATGGAAGCCTGATTCTGATCGCCGACGACGAAGCGCCGATCCGCGATCTCCTGGCCGATATTCTTGAGCCAGAAGGCGCGCGTGTGCTGGCAGTCGGCTCAGGGCATGCGGCGCTCAGCGCGATCGAGCGCGAAGAGCCAGATCTAGCCATACTCGACGTACGCATGCCGGCACCCGATGGCCTGGCGGTGCTCGACCAGCTGCGTGAGCGTGGGCTGGATCTGCCGGTGATCATCATCACAGCCCAGGACTCATCCAGCCTAACGATTCAGGCCATGCAGCAAGGTGCCTACGACTATATCGCCAAACCCTTCGATATCGATCAGGTGCTGCTGGTAGTGCGGCGGGCGATCGAGCACCGCCAATTAACGCGGCGCCTACAGAAACTCGAGCAGCAGGGCCAAGCCAACCCACGCGACACCATCATCGGGCGCAGCGCCGCGATGCAAGAGGTGTATAAGTTGATCGGCCGCGTAGCTGGCAGCGATGCCACCGTGCTGATCACCGGCGACAGCGGCACCGGCAAAGAGCTGGTGGCCCAGGTGTTGCACCAAACCTCGCCGCGCCGCGATCGGCCATTGGTGGCGGTAAACTGCGCAGCGCTGGCCGAGACGCTGCTCGAGAGCGAGCTCTTCGGGCACGAGAAGGGGGCGTTTACCGGCGCGCTGGCCCAGCGCAAGGGCCGCTTCGAGCAGGCGCATGGCGGCACGCTGTTCCTGGACGAGATCGGCGAGATCAGCCCGGCGACACAGAAGAAGCTGCTGCGCGTGCTTCAGGAGCGCACCTTCGAGCGAGTTGGGGGCAATCTGCCGATCAGCGTAGATGTGCGGATCATCTCGGCCACCAATCGCGATCTGCTGCATGGCGCGCGCGCCGGCACATTCCGCGACGATCTTTACTACCGGCTAAATGTCATCAATATTCATATGCCGTCGCTGCGTGAGCGCAAAGATGATATTCCACTTCTGATCAATCACTTCCTTGCACGCCACAGCCGGCCAGGCGAGGGTCCCCCGCATATCACCGACTCTGCGATGGAGCTGCTGCAGGCCTACGATTGGCCAGGCAATGTACGCCAGCTCGAAAATACGATCGAGCGCGCGATTGTGCTGGCGCAGGGCCGCCTGATCGGGCCAGAACACCTGCTGCTGGCCGATACCACCACGCCCACCCAGCAGGCCTTGAACGATGAGCTGGAGCGACTCGTAGCGCAGGGGGCCGGCCTGAC